In Chryseobacterium gotjawalense, the following are encoded in one genomic region:
- a CDS encoding class I SAM-dependent methyltransferase, with amino-acid sequence MEHKILDAKVQEFINANLKTDLHSLLLKKSPFPEVSMQEIVQQIKGKKVAQKKFPFLLKEGIIFPPNLNLEQASSQATAEFKAKNLSGKSFIDLTSGFGIDAYFLSQNFEEVTLVEQNSELLEIVKHNWGILERKANFINENLENFLAENKEKFDLIYLDPARRDSEKNKKFLLEDLSPNLLEIQARLLKISDQIIIKLSPLIDISYLISVLKNIVEIQIIAVRNEVKELLVFINSEKENDHTTVSCINLESEENSFSFNYKEERSAVSEYSEPLQYLYIPNNAVLKSGGFNSVSEQFALKKLHPNTHFYTSDELVESFPGRILKVEIIDSKEIKKGEKFNIISKNYPLTPDEIKKKYKIKDGGTGYLIFTQTQKNKIILRSV; translated from the coding sequence GTGGAACATAAAATATTAGACGCAAAAGTTCAAGAATTTATCAATGCAAATCTAAAAACGGATTTGCATTCTTTGTTATTGAAAAAATCGCCTTTTCCGGAAGTTTCGATGCAGGAAATAGTGCAGCAGATCAAAGGCAAAAAAGTCGCTCAAAAGAAGTTTCCTTTTTTATTAAAAGAAGGAATTATTTTCCCACCCAACTTAAATCTGGAACAGGCTTCTTCGCAAGCAACGGCAGAATTTAAGGCAAAGAATTTGAGCGGGAAAAGCTTTATCGATTTGACTTCCGGTTTTGGAATTGACGCTTATTTTTTAAGTCAAAATTTTGAGGAAGTTACTTTGGTAGAACAGAATTCTGAATTATTAGAAATTGTAAAACATAATTGGGGAATTCTTGAAAGAAAAGCCAATTTTATTAATGAAAATTTGGAGAATTTTTTGGCTGAAAATAAAGAAAAATTTGATTTAATTTATCTCGATCCTGCCAGACGGGATTCCGAAAAAAATAAAAAATTTCTCCTTGAAGATCTGTCGCCAAACCTTTTGGAAATCCAAGCCCGGTTGTTAAAGATTTCCGACCAAATTATCATTAAACTTTCACCGCTCATTGATATTTCCTATTTGATTTCAGTGTTAAAAAACATTGTTGAAATTCAGATTATCGCAGTGAGAAATGAAGTGAAGGAATTGTTGGTTTTTATAAATTCAGAAAAAGAGAATGACCATACTACGGTTTCCTGCATCAATTTGGAAAGTGAGGAAAACTCTTTTTCCTTTAATTATAAAGAAGAGCGATCTGCGGTTTCGGAATATTCAGAACCGCTCCAGTATTTATATATTCCCAATAATGCAGTCCTGAAATCAGGTGGTTTTAATAGTGTTTCAGAACAATTTGCTTTAAAAAAACTTCATCCCAATACGCATTTTTATACTTCCGATGAATTGGTGGAAAGTTTCCCGGGCAGGATTTTAAAGGTTGAAATTATTGATTCTAAAGAAATTAAGAAAGGAGAAAAATTCAATATTATTTCAAAGAATTATCCATTAACCCCAGATGAAATCAAGAAAAAGTATAAAATTAAGGATGGTGGAACCGGCTACTTAATTTTTACTCAAACCCAGAAAAATAAAATTATTTTAAGAAGTGTTTAG
- the udk gene encoding uridine kinase codes for MLVIGIAGGTGSGKTTVVNKILQQLNIEGVNVLSQDNYYHDNPNLTLSEREVLNYDHPKSIDFDLLIKHVKALKNGETIEQPLYSFVTHSRTGDHVSIDPRNVLIVEGILVLTNSELLKEYDLKVFVHADSDERLIRRIRRDTQERGRDLQEVLHRYQTTLKPMHQEFIEPSKNEADLIVPNMKQNTVAIDFLSTVINNTLKKTH; via the coding sequence ATGCTCGTAATAGGAATTGCAGGAGGAACCGGATCAGGAAAAACCACTGTAGTCAATAAAATTCTTCAACAACTGAATATAGAAGGAGTGAATGTGCTCTCTCAGGATAATTATTACCATGATAATCCGAATCTTACCCTTTCGGAAAGAGAGGTTTTGAATTACGACCATCCCAAATCCATCGATTTTGATCTGCTTATCAAACATGTAAAAGCATTGAAAAACGGCGAAACCATTGAGCAACCTTTGTATTCCTTTGTAACGCATTCCAGAACGGGAGATCATGTATCCATCGATCCCAGAAATGTTTTGATTGTAGAAGGGATTTTGGTACTGACCAATTCTGAACTTTTAAAAGAATATGATCTTAAAGTTTTTGTACATGCCGATTCCGATGAAAGACTGATTCGCAGAATCCGTCGCGATACGCAAGAGCGTGGCCGCGATTTGCAGGAGGTTTTGCACCGTTATCAAACCACTTTGAAACCCATGCATCAGGAGTTTATAGAACCTTCGAAAAATGAAGCGGATTTAATTGTTCCCAATATGAAGCAAAACACTGTTGCGATTGACTTTCTCTCTACTGTCATCAATAATACGCTGAAAAAAACACATTAA
- a CDS encoding electron transfer flavoprotein subunit beta/FixA family protein, whose product MKILVCISSVPDTTSKINFTADKSAFDKNGIQWVINPLDEFGLTKAIKLQESAGATVTVINVGDASTEPVIRKSLAIGANDAIRINIEPKDSYSVAKEIANIAQSGGYDLIFCGKESIDYNGGAVPGMVAQLLNQPFVNACVGLEVNGAEATAVREIEGGKETISVKLPAVIAGQKGLVDEKDLIIPNMRGIMSARSKPLTVHEPANNEVKVDAVSFDAVPARAAVKMVAPDNLDELVRLLHEEAKVI is encoded by the coding sequence ATGAAAATATTAGTCTGTATCAGTAGTGTTCCAGATACTACGTCCAAAATTAATTTTACAGCAGACAAATCTGCTTTCGACAAAAATGGAATTCAGTGGGTGATTAATCCATTAGATGAGTTCGGATTAACCAAAGCAATCAAATTACAAGAATCTGCCGGAGCAACCGTTACCGTAATTAATGTCGGTGATGCCAGCACAGAGCCAGTGATCAGAAAATCATTGGCCATCGGTGCAAATGATGCCATCAGAATTAATATTGAACCAAAAGACAGCTATTCTGTTGCGAAAGAAATCGCAAATATCGCGCAAAGTGGCGGTTATGATTTAATCTTCTGTGGAAAAGAATCTATCGATTATAATGGTGGAGCAGTTCCAGGAATGGTAGCTCAGTTATTAAATCAACCTTTCGTAAATGCCTGTGTTGGCCTGGAAGTGAATGGTGCTGAAGCCACTGCAGTAAGAGAAATTGAAGGCGGTAAAGAAACGATTTCGGTAAAACTTCCGGCGGTGATTGCAGGTCAAAAAGGATTGGTTGATGAGAAAGATTTAATTATCCCGAATATGCGTGGAATTATGTCTGCCAGATCAAAACCTTTAACCGTTCATGAACCGGCTAATAATGAAGTAAAAGTGGACGCAGTTTCGTTTGATGCTGTACCGGCGAGAGCAGCTGTGAAAATGGTAGCTCCCGACAACCTTGATGAATTGGTAAGATTACTTCACGAAGAAGCGAAAGTAATTTAA
- a CDS encoding dipeptidase, which yields MQETLNYIQENKQRYVDELFELLKIASISADPAYKEEVLRCADEVAKFLKDAGADDVEVCGTKGYPIVFGQKFLDKNLPTVLVYGHYDVQPPDPLELWTKPPFEPYIEKTEIHPEGAIFARGSADDKGQFFMHIKAFEAMMKTDTLPCNVKFIFEGEEEVGSKSLEDFVNENKEKLACDVILISDTHIYSNEQPTVTTGLRGLSYVEVEVEGPNRDLHSGLYGGAVPNPIHVLSRMIANLIDENGHITIDGFYDNVETVSVEERAEMNKLKDDQEHFKKSIGLNGVEGEKGYTTLERTSIRPTLDCNGIWGGYIGEGAKTVIPSKAFAKISMRLVPYQTPEEITEKFTTYFEKIAPANVKVKVTPHHGGMPYVLPSDTKEFRAAKTAMETAFGKEVLPYRSGGSIPITAMFEQVLGAKSVLMGFGLDSDAIHSPNEHYGLFNFYKGIESIPLFFENYSK from the coding sequence ATGCAAGAAACCTTAAATTACATTCAGGAAAATAAACAGCGTTATGTTGACGAACTTTTTGAATTGTTAAAAATAGCTTCTATCAGTGCGGATCCTGCTTATAAAGAGGAAGTTCTGAGATGTGCTGATGAAGTGGCAAAATTCCTGAAAGATGCCGGTGCTGATGATGTAGAAGTTTGCGGGACCAAAGGATATCCGATTGTTTTTGGTCAAAAATTCTTAGATAAAAATTTACCGACCGTTTTGGTTTACGGCCATTACGATGTACAACCACCAGATCCACTGGAGTTGTGGACCAAACCACCTTTTGAACCGTATATTGAGAAAACTGAAATTCACCCTGAAGGTGCCATTTTTGCCAGAGGTTCAGCCGATGATAAAGGTCAGTTTTTCATGCACATCAAAGCATTTGAAGCGATGATGAAAACCGATACTTTGCCTTGTAACGTAAAATTTATTTTTGAAGGTGAAGAAGAAGTTGGTTCAAAAAGTCTGGAAGATTTCGTGAATGAAAATAAAGAGAAATTAGCGTGCGATGTTATATTAATTTCCGACACCCATATTTATTCCAACGAACAACCAACGGTAACCACCGGTTTGAGAGGTTTGAGTTATGTAGAAGTTGAAGTGGAAGGTCCAAACAGGGATTTACATTCCGGTCTGTACGGAGGCGCAGTTCCGAATCCGATTCACGTTCTTTCGAGAATGATTGCCAATTTAATTGATGAAAACGGACATATTACGATAGATGGTTTTTACGATAATGTAGAAACTGTTTCTGTTGAAGAAAGAGCTGAAATGAACAAGTTAAAAGACGATCAGGAACATTTCAAAAAATCAATCGGTTTGAATGGAGTAGAAGGGGAGAAAGGATATACGACTCTAGAAAGAACCTCGATCCGTCCGACCTTAGACTGCAACGGAATTTGGGGCGGTTATATTGGTGAAGGCGCGAAAACGGTCATTCCATCAAAAGCTTTTGCTAAAATTTCAATGAGATTGGTTCCTTATCAGACTCCAGAAGAAATCACGGAAAAGTTCACTACCTATTTTGAAAAAATCGCTCCTGCAAATGTGAAAGTAAAAGTAACTCCGCACCATGGTGGGATGCCTTATGTTTTGCCAAGCGATACCAAAGAATTCAGAGCGGCGAAAACTGCTATGGAAACTGCTTTCGGAAAAGAAGTTCTTCCTTACAGAAGTGGCGGAAGTATTCCAATCACCGCGATGTTCGAACAGGTTCTGGGAGCAAAATCTGTTTTAATGGGATTTGGTTTAGATTCCGATGCGATTCACTCGCCGAATGAGCATTACGGCTTGTTTAATTTTTATAAAGGAATTGAAAGTATTCCACTTTTCTTTGAGAATTATTCCAAATAG
- a CDS encoding FtsB family cell division protein, with translation MEDLIKEIKPKSAKLKFIRKYFVNKYFVTVFLFLVWMIFFDSTSFLVINELNGEVSRYESQLAYYQTEYHKNDEFYKKLMNDKEEKEKYARENYFMKKPNEEIFILVVDSAKAVNR, from the coding sequence ATGGAAGACTTAATTAAAGAAATCAAACCGAAATCGGCAAAGTTAAAATTCATTCGGAAATATTTTGTGAATAAATATTTCGTGACTGTTTTCCTTTTTTTAGTGTGGATGATTTTCTTTGACAGTACTTCTTTTTTAGTCATCAATGAACTGAATGGTGAAGTGAGCCGCTACGAAAGTCAGCTCGCGTATTATCAAACAGAATATCATAAAAATGATGAGTTTTACAAGAAATTGATGAATGATAAAGAGGAAAAAGAAAAATATGCCCGTGAAAATTATTTCATGAAAAAACCAAATGAAGAAATTTTTATTTTGGTTGTAGACAGTGCGAAAGCAGTTAACAGATAA
- a CDS encoding SanA/YdcF family protein, whose translation MKKLLDIFKSFFNLIEIGVLLMFLANIWVFAVTNGKTYTKISKIPPRETALVLGTSPRMKSGVSNPYFTARMDATALLYHHGKIKKIIVSGEKSKGYDEPAAMKNYLIYQEGVPENIITEDPKGYKTQTSIKNCLEVYHQTDVIIVSQGFHNLRALFYARNSGMNALGFDAHDVLTNHSYYRNQSREFIARVVAVIYYLLNIERKV comes from the coding sequence TTGAAGAAATTATTAGACATATTTAAATCATTTTTTAATCTCATTGAAATTGGGGTTTTGCTTATGTTTTTGGCTAATATCTGGGTTTTTGCCGTAACGAATGGGAAAACGTACACCAAAATATCGAAAATCCCACCCAGAGAAACGGCGCTTGTTTTAGGAACTTCTCCGAGAATGAAATCCGGAGTTTCCAATCCTTATTTTACGGCGAGGATGGATGCAACCGCACTTCTGTACCATCATGGGAAAATTAAAAAAATCATTGTCAGCGGCGAAAAAAGCAAAGGTTATGATGAGCCTGCAGCCATGAAAAATTACCTGATTTATCAGGAAGGGGTCCCGGAAAATATTATTACTGAAGATCCGAAAGGTTATAAAACCCAAACCAGCATCAAAAACTGCCTGGAGGTTTACCATCAAACAGATGTGATTATTGTTTCCCAGGGTTTTCATAATCTGCGTGCTTTATTCTACGCCAGAAACAGCGGAATGAATGCGCTTGGCTTTGATGCACATGATGTTTTGACCAATCACAGTTATTACAGAAATCAGTCCCGGGAATTCATAGCACGCGTGGTTGCGGTGATTTATTACCTTCTCAATATCGAGCGAAAAGTATAA
- a CDS encoding SDR family oxidoreductase, translating to MKNKVAYITGGTKGIGLGIAEVLHKHGITVAISGRRKEDAIEVAEQLSTMEAPVFGIGSDVKNFEDEKNAVAEIIRKFGKIDYVIANAGVGIFKPVDELSVEEWSSMIDTNLTGIFHTLKASVEELKKTEGYFITISSLAGTNFFENGSGYNASKFGAVGFTQAAMLDLRKYNIKVSTIMPGSVSTHFNGNEPSEKDAWKIQPEDIGQLIMDIFKMNPRTLASKIEIRPLQPKG from the coding sequence ATGAAAAATAAAGTCGCTTATATTACCGGCGGAACAAAGGGGATCGGCTTAGGAATCGCAGAAGTACTCCATAAACATGGAATCACCGTCGCAATTTCCGGACGTAGAAAAGAGGATGCGATAGAAGTTGCAGAACAGTTATCGACCATGGAAGCACCTGTTTTTGGGATCGGTTCTGATGTGAAAAACTTTGAAGACGAAAAAAATGCAGTTGCCGAAATCATCAGAAAATTTGGAAAAATTGATTACGTCATTGCAAATGCGGGCGTCGGAATTTTTAAACCCGTAGATGAACTTTCTGTTGAAGAATGGTCTTCAATGATTGACACCAATCTTACCGGAATTTTTCACACTTTGAAAGCATCGGTTGAAGAGCTTAAAAAAACGGAAGGGTATTTTATCACCATTTCGAGTTTAGCAGGAACCAATTTTTTTGAAAACGGTTCGGGTTATAATGCTTCAAAATTTGGCGCAGTAGGTTTTACACAAGCTGCAATGCTTGATTTGAGAAAATACAACATTAAAGTTTCCACCATCATGCCGGGTTCGGTTTCTACTCATTTTAATGGAAATGAACCATCGGAAAAAGATGCCTGGAAAATTCAACCCGAAGATATTGGTCAATTGATCATGGATATTTTTAAAATGAATCCACGCACTTTAGCCAGTAAAATAGAGATTAGACCTTTACAGCCAAAAGGTTAA
- a CDS encoding methylmalonyl-CoA mutase family protein, translating to MFKKTSLQDWESVVQKQLKTENIYEILSKENLEGITVKPYYDSVAKPLNNLPKVEESTHLVSPYHESSEENIFAFLLNDNVENLEGKVIFVNNKDLAEHISLEDTNRYFSLVDVFSEDQKGGLNQQLVKELLAKDFEKNICINVSLHQNAGATIVQQLAIALAKTIELTEIFGLEILNKIIFKVAVGGNYFFEIAKIRALKLLFNQFSKEFELNEIPYIFAETSLRNKSKNDAENNLIRSTLELSAAMIGGADAVFSNDYQFEKSDSVSEEISFKQQIVLAYESIINVFEDAGNGSYYIENLTQQFAEKSWQMFLQIENDGGYCELLKNGSIQKQIFEQAVKEQNWVEEGKIKIIGVNLYPKLEKTKSAAEMYSPGEIKAVRLAEMFE from the coding sequence ATGTTTAAAAAAACTTCACTTCAAGACTGGGAATCTGTTGTTCAGAAACAATTGAAAACAGAAAATATCTATGAGATTTTATCCAAAGAAAACCTCGAGGGAATTACCGTAAAGCCTTATTACGATTCTGTCGCGAAACCTTTAAACAATCTTCCGAAAGTGGAAGAATCCACCCATCTTGTTTCCCCTTATCACGAAAGTTCAGAGGAAAATATTTTCGCTTTTCTTTTGAATGATAATGTCGAAAACCTTGAAGGGAAAGTGATTTTTGTTAACAATAAAGATTTGGCAGAACATATTTCCCTGGAGGACACCAACCGTTATTTTTCGTTAGTCGATGTGTTTTCTGAAGATCAAAAGGGCGGATTAAATCAGCAATTGGTAAAAGAACTTTTAGCAAAAGACTTCGAGAAAAATATTTGCATTAATGTTTCTTTGCATCAAAATGCAGGTGCCACAATCGTTCAGCAGCTGGCAATCGCTTTGGCAAAAACAATAGAACTGACAGAGATTTTCGGTTTGGAAATTTTAAATAAGATCATTTTTAAAGTCGCTGTTGGTGGAAACTATTTCTTTGAAATTGCTAAAATCAGAGCACTTAAATTGCTTTTTAATCAATTTTCAAAAGAATTTGAATTAAATGAAATTCCCTATATTTTTGCGGAAACCTCTTTGCGGAATAAATCGAAAAATGATGCTGAAAATAATCTGATCCGTTCCACACTTGAACTTTCTGCGGCGATGATTGGCGGAGCAGATGCGGTTTTCAGTAATGATTATCAATTTGAAAAATCCGATTCGGTTTCCGAAGAAATTTCATTTAAACAACAAATCGTTTTAGCTTATGAAAGCATTATCAATGTTTTTGAAGATGCCGGAAACGGGAGTTATTATATCGAAAATTTAACGCAACAGTTCGCGGAAAAATCCTGGCAAATGTTCCTCCAAATTGAAAATGATGGCGGTTATTGCGAGCTTTTGAAAAATGGTTCGATTCAAAAACAAATTTTCGAGCAAGCAGTTAAAGAACAAAATTGGGTAGAAGAAGGGAAAATAAAAATCATTGGCGTGAATCTTTATCCGAAACTGGAGAAAACGAAATCTGCGGCAGAAATGTATTCGCCAGGTGAAATTAAAGCAGTTCGTTTAGCAGAAATGTTTGAATAG
- a CDS encoding bifunctional nuclease family protein, which yields MDYKKLTIRGISYSQTQSGAYALLLEHEESNVKLPVVIGNFEAQSISLGLEKDIHPPRPLTHDLFSKFVLATHFEITSVIIYQIIDGVFFSNINFKNKTTEEELILDARTSDAVAMAVRFDAPIYTTQQVLNEAGILLELDAPSKETDADQQPEPEGNLAALSSEELNKLLEDAVKDEDFDAALEIQEEIKRRKNKID from the coding sequence ATGGATTATAAAAAATTAACCATTCGCGGAATTTCCTACAGCCAAACGCAATCTGGCGCTTATGCCCTGCTTTTGGAACATGAGGAAAGCAATGTCAAACTGCCGGTTGTAATCGGTAATTTTGAAGCACAGTCTATTTCATTAGGTCTAGAAAAAGATATTCATCCACCGCGGCCCCTTACGCACGATTTATTTTCCAAATTCGTTTTGGCCACTCATTTTGAGATCACTTCCGTCATTATTTATCAAATTATTGATGGCGTATTTTTCTCTAATATCAATTTTAAAAATAAGACGACGGAAGAGGAGCTTATCTTAGATGCAAGAACTTCTGATGCTGTAGCAATGGCTGTCCGTTTTGATGCACCTATTTATACCACACAACAGGTTTTAAATGAAGCAGGTATTTTACTGGAACTCGATGCGCCTTCAAAAGAAACTGATGCAGATCAGCAACCGGAGCCGGAAGGAAATTTGGCCGCACTCAGTTCAGAAGAACTCAATAAACTGCTGGAAGATGCTGTAAAAGACGAAGATTTCGATGCAGCTTTAGAAATTCAGGAAGAAATAAAACGTAGAAAAAATAAAATCGACTAA
- a CDS encoding nucleoside permease: protein MNLKLRLTVLSFLQFFVWGAWLITIGVYWFGTKHWGGQEFGKVFATLGIASLIMPALVGIIADRWVNAEKLYGILHILYGIILVFLPSISTPENFFWIMLIAMMFYMPTISLSNSIAYYILKNNNYDVVKVFPPIRVWGTIGFIVAMWITNLTGNKDSGSQFYIAAAVAFILGIYAFTLPKCPPQNLIPANATLSEKLGLNAFSLLKDYKMALFFLFSMFLGAALQLTNMYGDTYLSDFGKIPAYADSFVVKRSTLIMSISQISETLFILAIPFFLKRYGIKNVMLLSMFAWVLRFGFFAYGGPEGFGLGLIILSCIVYGMAFDFFNISGSLFVETTTDYKIRSSAQGLFMMMTNGFGAIGGSLLSGWLIQQYFTLENGDKMWQEIWLVFAGYALVITILFAIMFKHKHDPEVIADLTH from the coding sequence ATGAATTTAAAATTAAGACTAACCGTTCTGTCATTCCTGCAGTTTTTTGTTTGGGGAGCGTGGCTGATTACTATTGGCGTATACTGGTTCGGAACAAAACACTGGGGTGGTCAGGAATTTGGAAAAGTTTTTGCGACTTTAGGAATTGCTTCTCTTATAATGCCTGCTCTTGTAGGAATCATCGCTGACAGGTGGGTAAATGCAGAAAAACTGTACGGTATCCTGCATATTCTTTACGGGATTATTCTCGTATTCTTGCCTTCTATCTCGACTCCTGAAAATTTCTTTTGGATCATGCTCATCGCGATGATGTTTTATATGCCGACGATTTCTCTGTCGAATTCTATCGCTTATTACATTCTGAAAAATAATAATTACGATGTTGTAAAGGTTTTCCCACCAATTCGTGTCTGGGGAACAATCGGATTTATTGTAGCCATGTGGATTACCAATCTTACAGGAAATAAAGATTCAGGATCTCAGTTTTATATTGCGGCTGCTGTGGCTTTTATTTTAGGGATTTATGCATTCACGTTGCCAAAGTGTCCGCCGCAGAATTTAATTCCTGCCAATGCTACTTTATCAGAAAAATTAGGACTTAATGCGTTTTCTTTACTTAAAGATTACAAGATGGCGTTGTTCTTTTTATTCTCAATGTTTCTGGGTGCGGCGCTGCAGTTGACCAATATGTACGGCGATACCTACTTATCAGATTTTGGGAAAATCCCGGCATATGCTGACAGTTTTGTCGTAAAACGTTCCACGTTGATCATGTCAATTTCGCAGATTTCAGAAACGTTATTTATTTTGGCAATTCCTTTCTTTTTAAAGAGATACGGAATTAAAAATGTGATGCTATTATCGATGTTTGCGTGGGTTTTACGTTTCGGATTTTTCGCTTATGGCGGACCGGAAGGTTTTGGTTTAGGATTGATCATTCTTTCCTGTATCGTTTATGGGATGGCATTTGACTTTTTCAATATATCGGGATCTCTTTTCGTGGAAACAACAACTGATTATAAAATCCGTTCATCTGCACAAGGTCTGTTTATGATGATGACTAATGGTTTCGGTGCAATTGGTGGAAGTCTGTTAAGCGGTTGGTTAATCCAACAATATTTCACGCTCGAAAATGGTGATAAAATGTGGCAGGAAATCTGGCTTGTTTTCGCAGGTTATGCCTTAGTAATTACGATATTATTTGCCATAATGTTTAAACATAAGCACGATCCGGAAGTTATTGCCGACCTAACGCACTAA
- a CDS encoding electron transfer flavoprotein subunit alpha/FixB family protein, whose protein sequence is MAIYVYAENINGIYKKAAFEAVSYAKAIAGKNGETVTAISINPTDSSDLLYKYGADKVLNIKDEGLKGFSAKAYAQAVNEVADGNIIVFPHTTDASSVAPMLAIMKSYSLITNALEAPESLSPFQVKRRAFSGKGIMHAKADAAGVIVTVSQNAFGIKENAVSGSEEVKNLSVANEDTKVISHEQSSGKLDLKEAEIVVSAGRGMKGPENWGMIEDLANLLGAATACSKPVSDIGWRPHSEHVGQTGKAISPNLYIAVGISGAIQHLAGVNSSKTIVVINSDPEAPFFKSADYGVVGDAFQIIPQLTEKIKALKG, encoded by the coding sequence ATGGCAATATACGTATATGCAGAAAATATAAACGGAATCTATAAAAAAGCAGCATTCGAGGCAGTTTCTTATGCGAAAGCAATCGCCGGTAAAAATGGAGAAACCGTTACCGCAATTTCCATTAATCCTACCGATTCTTCAGATTTATTATATAAATACGGGGCAGACAAAGTCCTTAATATTAAAGATGAAGGTTTAAAAGGTTTCAGTGCGAAAGCTTATGCACAGGCGGTAAACGAAGTTGCAGACGGAAATATTATCGTATTCCCACACACCACTGACGCTTCATCTGTTGCACCGATGTTGGCAATTATGAAGAGTTATTCTCTGATTACCAACGCTTTGGAAGCTCCAGAAAGCCTTTCTCCTTTCCAGGTCAAAAGAAGAGCCTTTTCCGGAAAAGGAATCATGCACGCTAAGGCAGACGCGGCTGGAGTTATTGTAACTGTCTCTCAAAATGCTTTCGGTATTAAAGAAAATGCAGTTTCAGGTTCAGAAGAAGTGAAAAATTTATCGGTAGCAAATGAAGATACCAAGGTAATTTCTCACGAACAGAGTTCAGGAAAGCTGGATTTGAAAGAAGCGGAAATCGTAGTTTCTGCGGGTCGTGGAATGAAAGGTCCCGAAAACTGGGGAATGATTGAAGACCTGGCCAATCTTTTAGGTGCCGCCACCGCCTGTTCAAAACCGGTATCTGATATCGGCTGGAGACCACATTCTGAACACGTTGGACAAACCGGTAAAGCAATTTCGCCCAACTTATATATCGCGGTCGGAATTTCCGGTGCAATTCAGCATTTGGCAGGAGTGAATTCTTCTAAAACAATTGTGGTTATCAACAGCGATCCCGAAGCTCCTTTCTTTAAATCTGCGGATTATGGAGTCGTAGGAGATGCATTCCAGATCATACCGCAATTAACTGAGAAAATTAAAGCCTTGAAAGGATAA
- a CDS encoding GxxExxY protein: MAIIYKEESYEIIGICMEIHNYLGFGFSEIVYKDALEVEFRNAGIDYVRKKKHEVVYKGIVLPHLFYADFVVFDKIILEIKGKKEIADVDLSQAINYLKVSENRLALIVNFGEEKQNYKRIVL, translated from the coding sequence ATGGCAATTATTTACAAAGAAGAATCATACGAAATTATTGGAATCTGTATGGAAATCCATAATTATTTAGGTTTTGGTTTTTCGGAAATAGTTTATAAAGACGCGCTGGAAGTTGAGTTTAGGAATGCAGGAATTGATTATGTGAGGAAAAAAAAACATGAGGTTGTTTACAAAGGAATTGTTTTGCCACATCTGTTTTACGCCGATTTTGTTGTTTTTGATAAAATTATTTTAGAAATTAAAGGAAAAAAAGAAATTGCTGATGTTGATTTGTCTCAGGCCATCAATTACTTAAAAGTTTCTGAAAACAGATTAGCTTTGATTGTGAATTTTGGTGAAGAAAAACAGAATTATAAAAGAATTGTTTTATAG